GGGACGACGTCACCGAATTTCAGCGGCGTGGCCACGGCAGCGGGGACGGCGCTCACGCCCGACGAGATGGCCGCCGCAGTCCCGGACGAAACGCCGATCGAGATCCTCGAGGAAGACCTCCCGCCCGCGCCGAGCGCCACGCAGACCGCGCGCCCGACGGGCTGGGCCTGGAAGCCGATCCCGAAGGGCCACGGGCGCCTCCTGATCCGAGCCAAGGGAGGTACCTGCAAGGTCACCGTCAATGGCGTGTACTACGGTGTGACGCCGGTCGACGTGGTGGTCGAGTCCGGAAAGCAACGCGTCTTCTGCCGCATGCCTACCGGCTCCACGCGATCCAAGGAGCTACGCGCGCCCGAGTTCAAGGTGACCAAGGTCGAGTTCGAAGTGAAGCAATGACGGCGGCCTCGGCCGAGCCCGAAGCGCCTCGCCATTTGGCGGGCGACGCGGCGCTCGGCTTTCGCTATAGGTAGTATTGGCCAACGTGACGGACGACGCAGATACGAAACACGTGCTGGTCGAGGAGCCCGAGGAGATCGAGGCCGAGCTCGACGAGGACGAAGAGGAGCGCCGAGACACGCGCGAGTGGAAGACCCGCTCGTGGCTGCCAAAGGCGCCGCTCTTCGGGCTCGACGCGAGTTTGTCCGAGCTCGGCGTGGCGATCCTGGAGGCTGACGCCGAGGGCCGCCTCGTCCGCATGAACGCGACCGCGGAGCGGCTGACGGGCGAGAGCTTCGAGGAGAGGCGCGGCGCGCCGCTCGACGAGGTCTTCCGCGTGCGGCCCGTCTCGCCGCCGACGCCGTTCCCCTCCGAGGGCCCGACGAGCGGCCAGCTCCCCGCGGGGCTGCTCGGACACACGGCGCTGCTCGAGCGGAAAGACGGGCAAATCGTGGCGATCCGCCACGCCACGGGCATCGCCGGAGGCAACGAGGGCGCGCCGGAGCGCGCGGGCAAACTCGTGGTCTTCCGCGACGCGAACGTCGAGCAGCTCCTCTCGCTGCAGATCGCGCGGCAAGCGCGGTACGACGCGCTGACGGGCCTGCTCAACCGGCACGCCTTCGCCGAGCGCATCGAGCAGGCGCTCGGGTCGAGCCGCGAGCGCGGCGTCCGGCATGCGCTGGTCTACTTCGACCTCGACCGGTTCCGGCTCGTGAACACGACGTGTGGCCACGACGCGGGCGACGATCTCCTCCAGTGGGTGGCGACGCGCCTGCACGAGATCATGGGGCCGCAGGACGCGGCGGGCCGGATCGGCGGCGACGAGTTCGTGATCCTGCTCCACGGCCGCGACACGCTCGACGCCGAGCAGATCGTGCGGAAGCTGCAGCGGACGCTGCACGAGTTCCGGTTCGGCTGGCAGAAGAAGACGTTCCCGGTCGAGGCGAGCATGGGCCTCGTGCCGTTCGGCGGCGAGTTCCACCGCGCGGCCGAGGTGCTGGCGGCGGCGGATCAGGCCTGCCGGCTGGCGAAGGACAGCGGCCGCGGGCGCTTGCAGATCTACATGAACGACGACCAGGACATGGCGCGGAGCCGGCGCGCCATGCAGTGGGTCGCGAGCATCCAGCGCCACCTCGCGGACGGCCGGCTGCGGCTCTTCGCGCAGGAGATCAATGCCTTGCCGCCGACGAAGCGGCGGGGCCTGCATTTCGAGGTCCTCGTGCGCGTCGTGGGCGACGAGGGCCAGCTCGAGTCGCCGGTGGGGATCATCCAGGCGGCCGAGGACAGCCGGATGATGGACGAGATCGACCGGTACGTGGTGCAGAGGACGCTGGCGACGCTCGGCGCGCTGCCGAAGGAGCACCTGAAGCACCTGCACACGTGCGCGATCAACCTCTCGGCGCTCTCGCTCCTGCGCGAGGGGCTGCTCGATTTCCTCGTCGAGCAGCTCGGCAAGTACAAGGTCCCGGCGACGAAGATCTGCTTCGAGATCACGGAGACGGCGGCGTTCGCGAACCTGCAGGAGGTGCTCTGGATGATGCAGGAGCTCGGGGCGATGGGCTGCCGCTTCGCGATCGACGATTTCGGCAGCGGGCACGCCTCCTACGGCTACCTCGAGAGCCTGCCGGTCGATTACGTGAAGATCGACGGCATGTTCGTGCGGAGCATGCTGGACAGCCCCTTGCACCGCGCGATCGTGGAGAGCGTGCAGCGCATCGGCGGGATGCTGGGGATCGAGACGGTGGCCGAGTCGGTGGAGACGCAGCCGATGGCGGACATGCTCTCGAACATGGGCATTCATTATGCCCAGGGCTGGCTCTACGGAAAACCGAAGCCCATCGCGGACGTGCTGGCGACGCTGGCGACGCCCGACGGGAAGTGAGCCCGTTCATTTCTTGGTTTCGTGCAGCCTCCAGAGGTACCAGCAAGCGATCGAGCGATAAGGCCTCCAGGGCCGCGCGAGCTTGACCATACGCTCGGGCGTCGGATCTTTCCGGAGGCCGTGGAGCCTCTTCATCCCCTTCTGGATGCCGAGATCCGCGACCGGGAGGACGTCGGGGCGGCCGAGGCGGAAGATCAAGAACATCTCCGCGGTCCAGCGCCCGATCCCTTTGACGCGGCGGAGGCGCTCGATCACGACCTCGTCGTCGAGCGCGGGCAGCTCGTCGAGGACGAGCGAGCCATCGAGGAGCTTGTCGCAGAGGTCCCGGATGAACTTCACCTTGGACCCGGACAAACCGCAGGCGCGGAGGGCTTGCTCCTCGACGCGGAGCAGCTCGGCCGGCGGGAGGAGTTTTCCCCCGCCGAGGGCGAGGACGCGGCCGAAGATGGTATCGGAGGCCTTCACGGAGAGCTGCTGGCTGACGATCGACTCGACGATGGCCTCGAAGTACCCGGGCGTGTGAAAGGGCCCGCTCGTCTGGGCGGCGGAGCCGAGGCGGCAAGGGCCGACGGTCTGGATGAGCTCGGCGAGGCGGGGATCGGCGGCGGAGAGGAAGCGGAGGGCCTCGGCGTGAGGGTCGGGAGAGGTCATGGAGCGGCGAGTTTAAATGGGGCTCACTTCCCCCGCCTCCGAAAACTCGCCCCCAGATCCCACCCCTCCCCGCCCCGCGCCAGCACGAGCTCCGGTATGAGCCCGCCCGCCACCCGGAGCTCCCCGAGCACGCCCACCCGCAGGCCCTGCGTCAGCGCCCGCGCCGGCGCGTTCGGCGCGAGCTTCGGCGGCTTGCTCGCGAGCTCCCTCGCCCGCGCCGGATCATCCGCCGTCGCCAGCGACAGCCATCCGCCGAGCGGCCCCGGCAGCGCCGCGCGCACGACGTCGATCGATAACGTCGCCTGTCCCTTCGACCGCCTTCGGCCGAGCTCCGCCCGCGCGATCGTCGAGACCGTCACCTCGTGCCCCGGCCTCGACAGGATCGGCGCCACCGTCCGCGCCACCTCGACGAGGTGCGCCGACGCCTCGTCCACCAATAACTCCGCCGGCGGCCCTCCCCAGCCCGGATCCCCGCTCGCCGGCGGCAAGGGCCCGAGCCCGAGGTGCGACAAACGCTCCGGAGGCACCGCGTCCACGAGCCGCTGCGCGACCGACGGCAAAGCAAAATGGCCCGCCTGCGGGCCGATCTGCAAGACGATCCACGCGACGCGCCCGAGGTCGAACCGCACGGCCCCTCTTCGTTCGCCGTGCAATCCGAGCCCGAGCCAGCCCACGTCGTCCCGCTCCGCCTCGAAGCGCCGCAGCGACGTCGCCAGGTCGTCCGCGCGCGTCACCTCGATCCCATCCAGGAACGCCGCGCCCCTCGCCGCGAATGGGTTTCTGGAGAGCACGATCCCACGGTCGCCACACTCCGCGCGGAAGGCTCCCGTCCCGTCCGGCGCGCGCGGGTCGAACCTCCGCGGCACCACCGAGACGAGCGGGGACGAGAGCGCGCGGGCGAGCTTGTGCGGGTCTGTCGTGCCAAACACGATCGCCAGCGGGTCCTTCGGGTAGGGCGCGGGCCTCGGGACCTCCGCGAGCAGCGCCGCCGCGCCCCGGCCGCGGGCGCGCTCGATCGAGAAGATCACGTCCGCCGCGCCGAGCGGCGCCTTGCGCGCCGTGCGCAGCCCCTCGCGCAGCCGCACCACCGTCCCGAGCGCCTCTCTCGTGGGCAACGATTGCGCGAGCGCCGGGGCCGGGTGGCCCGCCGCGTCGAGGGTATAAAGCGGGTCGGCGATCGCCGCGCCGAAGAGGGCCGCCGCCGGGTCGCGCAGGTCGTGCGGGTCGATCGAGCGCGTGGGCCACGGCAAGTGCAGCGAGAATCGACCTCCCTGCGGCGTCCGGCCGAGCGCGCGCGCGCCCGAGGCCGCGAGGGCGAGCGCGCTGCCCAGGGAGGCGCCGAGGAACGTGCGCCTGGACAAACGGTTGTCCGAGACGAACATTTCGTCGCTCATCGGACCACCCATATCTCGTCCGCGGTCGCCACCACGAACGGCGCCCGCCCCGGCCCGTCGGGAGGGCAAACCGCGAGCGCGTGGACGCCCGCCGCGGCCGGGAGGCGCAGGACCTCGCGGAGCCGCCCCTTCGCGCCCGGCGCCGCGCGCGCCCACGTGCGCACGACGACCGCGTCCTCGAGCGCATTCGCCACGTCGAGCCCGCTCAGGATCTCCGGATCCCCATCCTGATCGAGGTCGCCCACCGCGAGCTGCGCGCCCGCGCCGGCGAGCGCCTCGACGTGCCCCGCGTCGTCGCGCACGAAGGCCGCGCCCCGCTCCTTGCGGCCCGCGAGCACGGTGAACGGCGTCCCCCGCGGCGTCACGAGCGAGGCCGCGGCGAGGACGTCGAAGCTGCCGGCCATCGACGGTCCGAGCGCGGTTTCGCCGGGCAAACACGGCACGAGCGGGCCCGCGAGAGCGCCGGCGCCGATCCGCGCGCAGCCGCTCGCCTCGCCGGCCGAGACGGGCAGACCCGAGAGAGGCGCGACGACCACGAGCTCGGCGTCGAGGCGCATGGCCTTCGCTCGATCCGTCACGCCGACGTCGGCGAAAAACGCGACCCCGCCCGCCGCGTCGGGGCGCGAGACGAGCCCCGCGAGGCCGATCGGCTCGCGGAGCGGCGACGGGTGCAAGGGCGAGAGATCCGACCAGGAGCGCGAGCGCAAGGGGAACACCTTGCCCTCGCGCAGCCGGAGCGTGGTCACGCGGCGCCGGCTCGCGCTCAGGATCTCGAGCGCGCCGTCGCCGTCGAGGTCGCCACACGCGAGGGCCACGACGTCGGACTCGAAGTTCTGGCCCCGCTTGACCGAGGCCTTCGCGAGGGGCACGGGCTCGAGGAAGCTGCGGATCTCGGCGTCGAGCGGGGCCGCGGCGAAGGCGTGCGCGAAGGGGCCGGGCTCGGGGTCGCGAATACGAGCCCATACGGTGCGCGGGACGGGGAACACGTCGGCGGTGACGCGCAGCTTGCCGTGCTGGATCTCCACGGCGAGGTGCACGAACGAGCGCTCGCCGCGCGCCGCGATACGCGCATCCACGAGCGAGAGCGGCGTCGGGTGCGCGGAGCTGCCCGCGCCGAGGCGGCCCGCGAGCAGCGAGGCGATCCGCGTGGAGAGCTCGGCCCCGCGAGGCGCAGGCGCATCGGAGACGAGGGGCGCGGCGACGACGAGCACACGCGCGGGCGCGAGCCCGAGATCCGCGGCGAGCGACTCGACCACGCGGACGACCGCGGCGCGCGGCCGAGGCGCGGCGGGTGATGGCTGGGGGTTCGTCGGAGCGGGGTTTGTCCCGGATGGGTTCGTCCGGGCCGGGGGAGGCGACGCCGGAGGCTTCTTCGGCTGGACCTCGGCGTTTCGCGGGACGAACCCGACGAGGGCCACCGCCACGACAAACGCCGCGCGCATCAGCGCGACCGTTCGGTCGAGGGCGCGGCGTCTTCCTCCTCGGGCAGGCCCGCGAG
The window above is part of the Polyangium spumosum genome. Proteins encoded here:
- a CDS encoding DNA-3-methyladenine glycosylase family protein, with the protein product MTSPDPHAEALRFLSAADPRLAELIQTVGPCRLGSAAQTSGPFHTPGYFEAIVESIVSQQLSVKASDTIFGRVLALGGGKLLPPAELLRVEEQALRACGLSGSKVKFIRDLCDKLLDGSLVLDELPALDDEVVIERLRRVKGIGRWTAEMFLIFRLGRPDVLPVADLGIQKGMKRLHGLRKDPTPERMVKLARPWRPYRSIACWYLWRLHETKK
- a CDS encoding putative bifunctional diguanylate cyclase/phosphodiesterase; this encodes MTDDADTKHVLVEEPEEIEAELDEDEEERRDTREWKTRSWLPKAPLFGLDASLSELGVAILEADAEGRLVRMNATAERLTGESFEERRGAPLDEVFRVRPVSPPTPFPSEGPTSGQLPAGLLGHTALLERKDGQIVAIRHATGIAGGNEGAPERAGKLVVFRDANVEQLLSLQIARQARYDALTGLLNRHAFAERIEQALGSSRERGVRHALVYFDLDRFRLVNTTCGHDAGDDLLQWVATRLHEIMGPQDAAGRIGGDEFVILLHGRDTLDAEQIVRKLQRTLHEFRFGWQKKTFPVEASMGLVPFGGEFHRAAEVLAAADQACRLAKDSGRGRLQIYMNDDQDMARSRRAMQWVASIQRHLADGRLRLFAQEINALPPTKRRGLHFEVLVRVVGDEGQLESPVGIIQAAEDSRMMDEIDRYVVQRTLATLGALPKEHLKHLHTCAINLSALSLLREGLLDFLVEQLGKYKVPATKICFEITETAAFANLQEVLWMMQELGAMGCRFAIDDFGSGHASYGYLESLPVDYVKIDGMFVRSMLDSPLHRAIVESVQRIGGMLGIETVAESVETQPMADMLSNMGIHYAQGWLYGKPKPIADVLATLATPDGK